From Thermotoga sp., a single genomic window includes:
- a CDS encoding sugar-binding protein, protein MRRALVVLCILLVAGLSLAITIGVIGKSVHPYWSQVEQGVKAAGKALGVDTKFFVPQKEDINAQLQMLESFIAEGVDGIAIAPSDPTAVIPTIKKALEIGIPVITLDTDSPDSGRYVYIGTDNYQAGYSAGLIMKKLLGGKGKVAIGTGSLTAMNSLQRIQGFKDAIADSDIEVVDILNDEEDGARAVSLAEAALNAHPDLDAFFGVYAYNGPSQALVVKNAGKVGKIKIVCFDTTPDILQYVKEGVIQATMGQRPYMMGYLSVTVLYLMNKIGVQNTLMMLPKVTVDGKMDYVIDTGVDVVTPDNLDEYVKKMEELGIPIKF, encoded by the coding sequence ATGAGGAGAGCTCTAGTTGTCCTTTGTATTCTTTTGGTTGCCGGTCTATCCCTTGCCATCACCATAGGTGTCATTGGGAAATCCGTTCATCCGTACTGGTCTCAGGTTGAACAGGGGGTCAAAGCTGCAGGAAAAGCTCTCGGAGTGGACACAAAGTTTTTCGTTCCTCAGAAAGAAGACATCAACGCCCAGCTTCAGATGCTTGAGTCGTTCATAGCCGAGGGTGTCGATGGCATAGCCATTGCGCCGTCCGATCCAACGGCAGTCATCCCCACGATCAAAAAAGCTCTTGAGATAGGAATACCGGTGATAACACTCGACACAGACTCCCCAGACAGTGGAAGGTACGTTTACATCGGAACGGACAACTATCAGGCAGGGTACTCCGCTGGACTCATCATGAAAAAGCTCCTCGGTGGAAAAGGAAAAGTCGCCATCGGAACAGGTTCTCTCACAGCAATGAACTCGCTTCAGAGGATTCAGGGATTCAAAGATGCAATAGCAGATTCAGACATCGAAGTCGTAGACATACTCAACGATGAAGAAGACGGAGCGAGAGCAGTGTCACTTGCAGAGGCGGCATTGAACGCTCATCCAGATCTTGACGCCTTTTTCGGCGTTTACGCCTACAACGGTCCCAGCCAGGCACTCGTGGTGAAGAACGCTGGAAAAGTAGGAAAAATCAAGATAGTCTGTTTTGACACAACTCCGGACATTCTTCAATATGTGAAGGAAGGAGTCATACAGGCAACCATGGGGCAAAGACCCTACATGATGGGATATCTCTCCGTCACGGTACTCTACTTGATGAACAAAATAGGTGTGCAGAACACCCTGATGATGCTTCCGAAAGTCACTGTCGATGGGAAAATGGACTACGTGATCGACACGGGAGTTGACGTTGTCACACCGGACAACCTCGACGAGTACGTGAAAAAGATGGAAGAGCTCGGAATCCCGATAAAGTTCTGA
- a CDS encoding radical SAM protein, whose translation MRVREIQVKSALTFSESKRRYTLSPYVGCTNACVYCYARDYARRYKGMEWESEIIVKKNIDEVLRSDIIRKKPGYVFMSTMCDPYQFLEERYKLTRKCLEVFLEFPLLEIELMVLTKSTLVLRDLDLFREMKRATVGLTVTTDDDEIRKIFEPSASSIEERIGVLRTFKENGVRTCAFISPILPMNPERLSRMLKPYVDCVFIDDMHYRWRVRERYERYGLSWALKDEYFERTRKKLLELLQK comes from the coding sequence GTGAGGGTGAGGGAAATACAAGTGAAGAGCGCGTTGACCTTTTCCGAATCCAAGAGACGATACACTCTCAGTCCTTACGTGGGCTGCACCAACGCCTGTGTGTACTGTTACGCCAGAGATTACGCACGGCGTTACAAAGGGATGGAGTGGGAGTCGGAGATCATTGTGAAGAAGAACATAGATGAAGTTTTGAGAAGCGATATCATCAGGAAAAAGCCAGGATACGTCTTCATGAGTACCATGTGTGATCCCTACCAATTCCTCGAGGAAAGATACAAACTCACTCGAAAATGCCTGGAGGTTTTTCTGGAGTTTCCTCTTCTGGAGATCGAATTGATGGTTCTCACAAAATCCACACTTGTTCTGAGGGATCTGGATCTGTTCAGGGAGATGAAGAGAGCCACCGTTGGACTCACCGTTACGACTGATGACGATGAGATCCGAAAGATCTTTGAACCCAGCGCGAGTTCCATAGAAGAGAGGATCGGGGTTCTGAGAACGTTTAAAGAAAACGGCGTAAGAACCTGTGCTTTTATCAGTCCCATACTTCCGATGAATCCGGAGAGATTATCAAGGATGTTGAAACCATATGTGGACTGTGTTTTCATCGATGATATGCACTACAGATGGCGTGTAAGGGAGCGGTATGAAAGGTATGGACTTTCCTGGGCCCTCAAGGATGAGTATTTCGAGAGAACTAGAAAGAAGTTGCTCGAACTCCTTCAGAAATGA
- a CDS encoding polysaccharide deacetylase family protein — translation MKLIALTFDDGPDTKLTSEVLDVLEEHGIVTTFFADRSLKG, via the coding sequence ATGAAACTGATAGCATTGACTTTTGACGATGGTCCGGACACGAAACTCACGTCGGAGGTACTGGACGTGCTAGAAGAACACGGTATTGTGACCACTTTCTTCGCTGACCGATCCTTGAAAGGATGA
- the xylB gene encoding xylulokinase, with amino-acid sequence MDLYVGLDVGTTGVKGILVNEKGEILATASKRLSMITPQPAWAEQDPLSWWKAVRKILKELSGRSEEIGGRIKAISTSGQMHSLVAIDENGSVLRNAILWCDQRTHRECEEATQILGGEENVLKLVGNPILPGFTLPKILWIRKHEPEIYEKISKIMLPKDFINYMLTGVAKTEHSDASGTTMYSVSDMEWSKDVLKELKIPEHILPEIIPSNGVVGRVKSDVAKDLGLSEDILVIGGGADNACAALGIAVVEPGDVMVSLGTSGTVLAPTKGKEPDPKGRVHFFAHTVPETRYHMGVMLSATYSLEWFKEKFLSEDYDTINDEVEKVPIGSKGIVFLPYLNGERTPHRDPFARGVFFGISSYNTKWDMVRAIFEGVAFGIKDSFDILKELKVDLNNVRITGGGSKSKVWNRMLADMTGLKIQKPTVDEGASYGAAILAVSGATEENPAKISKEWFSVKSHTEPVPENTKVYEELHEKFRRLYISLKEMFKA; translated from the coding sequence ATGGATCTGTACGTGGGGCTCGACGTGGGAACGACCGGTGTGAAGGGTATTCTCGTGAACGAGAAGGGAGAGATACTGGCAACAGCAAGTAAAAGACTCTCCATGATCACTCCTCAACCTGCTTGGGCAGAGCAGGACCCTCTTTCTTGGTGGAAGGCTGTGAGAAAGATACTGAAGGAACTTTCTGGCAGATCAGAGGAGATCGGAGGAAGAATAAAAGCGATCTCCACCAGTGGACAGATGCATAGTCTTGTGGCGATAGACGAAAACGGAAGTGTTCTGAGAAACGCTATTCTCTGGTGCGATCAGAGAACCCATAGAGAATGCGAAGAAGCCACACAGATTCTGGGGGGAGAGGAGAACGTCCTCAAACTGGTTGGTAATCCTATTCTTCCAGGTTTCACACTTCCCAAGATATTGTGGATCCGAAAACACGAGCCAGAGATCTACGAGAAGATTTCGAAGATCATGCTTCCCAAAGATTTCATAAACTACATGCTCACCGGTGTGGCGAAAACAGAACACTCGGATGCTTCCGGAACGACGATGTACAGTGTGTCCGATATGGAGTGGAGCAAGGATGTTTTGAAGGAACTCAAAATACCGGAACACATACTTCCGGAGATAATACCATCGAACGGTGTGGTCGGAAGAGTTAAATCGGATGTGGCAAAGGATCTTGGCCTTTCTGAAGACATTCTTGTGATAGGAGGAGGAGCGGACAACGCCTGCGCTGCCCTCGGAATAGCAGTCGTGGAACCCGGAGATGTCATGGTGAGTTTGGGTACCTCTGGTACTGTTCTGGCTCCCACGAAGGGAAAAGAGCCAGATCCAAAGGGCAGGGTGCACTTCTTTGCACACACCGTTCCGGAAACGAGATACCACATGGGTGTGATGCTTTCTGCCACGTACTCGCTGGAGTGGTTCAAAGAAAAGTTCTTGAGCGAAGACTACGATACGATCAACGATGAGGTAGAAAAAGTTCCCATCGGTTCAAAGGGGATCGTCTTCCTCCCTTATCTGAACGGTGAAAGAACCCCGCATCGTGACCCCTTTGCGAGGGGTGTCTTCTTTGGAATCTCTTCTTACAACACCAAGTGGGACATGGTAAGAGCGATCTTCGAAGGAGTTGCTTTCGGTATCAAGGATTCTTTCGATATACTGAAAGAGCTCAAAGTGGATCTCAACAACGTGAGGATCACCGGTGGTGGCTCAAAGAGCAAGGTGTGGAACAGAATGCTCGCGGATATGACGGGGTTGAAGATTCAGAAACCCACCGTGGATGAAGGAGCTTCCTACGGCGCTGCCATCCTGGCCGTTTCTGGTGCAACGGAAGAAAACCCTGCGAAAATCTCAAAGGAATGGTTCAGTGTGAAAAGCCATACAGAACCTGTTCCCGAGAACACGAAGGTTTACGAAGAACTGCATGAGAAGTTCAGGAGACTCTACATTTCCCTTAAGGAAATGTTCAAAGCGTGA
- a CDS encoding sugar ABC transporter ATP-binding protein — MDILKAKGVVKRFPGVLAVDNVDFEVHENEIVSLIGENGAGKSTLIKILTGVLKPDSGEILINGERVIYHSPVDAFRKGVSVIHQELNLCDNMTVVENIFLAYEAVRGKKRNLSSRVDEEFMYEKSKELLDLIGAKFPPGALVRELTTAQRQMVEICKALVKEPRIIFMDEPTSSLTVEEAERLFEIIEMLKRRGISVVFVSHRLDEVMRISDRIVVMRDGKRVGELKKGKFDVDTIIKLMVGREVEFFPHGMEIVPGEVALEVKDLKWKDKVKNVSFKVRKGEVLGFAGLVGAGRTETMLLIFGVNKKEAGKIFVNGKEVEIENPEDAIKLGIGLIPEDRKLQGLVLKMTVKDNIVLPLLKNISKWGLVLDEKKEDGMAEEYVKRLSIKTPSIYQITENLSGGNQQKVVLAKWLATNADILIFDEPTRGIDVGAKAEIHRIIRELATQGKAVIMISSELPEILNLSDRIVVMWEGEITAVLDNKEKKVTQEEIMYYASGQKRQNGRVA; from the coding sequence TTGGATATTCTGAAAGCAAAAGGTGTGGTGAAAAGATTCCCGGGAGTTCTGGCGGTTGACAACGTTGATTTCGAGGTTCACGAAAACGAGATCGTTTCCCTCATTGGTGAGAACGGTGCGGGAAAATCAACCCTGATCAAGATCCTCACGGGTGTTTTGAAACCCGATTCTGGCGAGATACTAATCAACGGTGAAAGGGTGATATACCACTCTCCAGTTGATGCGTTTAGAAAAGGAGTTAGCGTCATCCATCAGGAACTGAACCTCTGCGACAACATGACGGTCGTCGAGAACATATTCCTCGCTTACGAGGCTGTCAGAGGAAAGAAACGGAATCTCTCCAGCAGGGTGGATGAAGAATTCATGTACGAAAAGTCAAAAGAACTACTCGATCTCATAGGAGCAAAATTTCCTCCTGGCGCTCTGGTGAGAGAACTGACCACTGCCCAAAGGCAGATGGTGGAGATATGTAAGGCTCTGGTGAAAGAACCGAGGATCATCTTCATGGACGAACCCACTTCATCCCTCACTGTGGAAGAAGCAGAAAGGCTCTTTGAGATCATAGAAATGTTGAAAAGAAGGGGCATCTCTGTGGTCTTTGTTTCACATAGACTGGACGAAGTTATGAGGATCAGCGACAGGATTGTTGTGATGAGAGATGGAAAGAGAGTAGGAGAGCTGAAAAAGGGAAAGTTTGATGTGGACACGATAATAAAACTAATGGTGGGAAGAGAAGTGGAATTCTTTCCCCATGGAATGGAGATAGTGCCAGGGGAAGTCGCCCTCGAAGTCAAAGATCTAAAATGGAAGGACAAGGTGAAGAACGTGTCCTTCAAAGTGAGGAAGGGAGAAGTTCTAGGATTTGCTGGACTCGTCGGAGCTGGTAGGACGGAAACGATGCTTCTGATATTCGGTGTGAATAAAAAAGAGGCTGGAAAAATATTCGTGAACGGAAAAGAAGTTGAAATAGAAAACCCAGAAGACGCTATAAAGCTGGGGATAGGGCTTATACCGGAGGATAGAAAACTCCAGGGTCTTGTTTTGAAAATGACAGTGAAGGACAACATCGTTCTTCCATTATTGAAAAATATCAGCAAATGGGGTCTTGTGCTCGATGAGAAGAAAGAAGATGGAATGGCCGAAGAGTATGTGAAGAGGTTGTCCATAAAAACACCATCTATATACCAGATCACCGAAAACCTCTCCGGTGGAAACCAGCAGAAAGTGGTCCTCGCCAAATGGCTTGCAACAAACGCTGACATTCTGATTTTCGATGAACCCACCCGTGGTATAGATGTCGGTGCAAAGGCAGAGATACACAGGATAATCAGAGAACTGGCCACACAGGGAAAGGCTGTGATAATGATCTCATCAGAACTCCCAGAGATATTGAATCTCAGCGACAGAATAGTTGTCATGTGGGAAGGGGAGATCACGGCTGTTTTGGACAACAAAGAGAAAAAAGTCACACAGGAAGAAATCATGTACTACGCATCTGGACAGAAAAGGCAGAACGGGAGGGTCGCGTGA